One window of Myxococcus fulvus genomic DNA carries:
- a CDS encoding M3 family metallopeptidase, with amino-acid sequence MEKSIARIEPTWIGRTFATFVALALATLTSQACSAGAHQTGEVKKETASVKTTGGEPVRHETGTLDVPEIRAVPALPANPLLEPWAGPYGGVPPFDRVKVEQFEPAFEVAMEENRREIAAIVRTKEAPTFENTIAAMEDAGRTFTRVYEVYSAWSKVMNTPDFQQVERVMEPRLAAFWDEQAQDFALLHRVQAIHDSPEMARLTPEQRRLVQYYYQDFARSGAKLDAPGRKRIAELNQRLATLYTSFSQNVRADEADAVVIDNEADLEGLPEALRKAGATEAETRGLKGRWVVSNTRSAVADFLTYLDDRALREKVWRNYDSRGDHGDAHDNNAIVSEIHALRVEQARLLGFPTYAHRQLEATMVATPERALKMLMDAWAPSVAQVRADVAAMRTLARRSGLTEDIAPWDYRYFAEKVRKAKYDFDDTEVKPYLQLEKLREGMFWVAGELFGFTFASADGVPVYHPDVRVFEVKDRASGRHVGLLYFDPYARQGKYNGGQSDPFRIQERFRGEVTPIVSTNMPFVKPGAGEVALVGWRDAETLFHEFGHALHYLSSNVSYPSLSGGRVVSDYQEFPGELLERWVATPEVLGRFALHHKTGKPMPPALLAKIQKAETFNQGFYMVSFLASALVEMKLHLAKEQPLDPDVFERDTLQQLGAPAEVGMGNRIPHYGHVFASNAYAAGIYRYFWAEMLAADAFEAFRQVRRLHDPELAARLRQHVFSVGNTVDPFEGYRAFRGRDATSEALMRQRGLR; translated from the coding sequence ATGGAGAAATCAATCGCGCGCATCGAACCGACGTGGATTGGTCGTACATTCGCGACGTTCGTGGCCCTCGCTCTCGCCACTCTCACCTCGCAGGCCTGCTCAGCGGGCGCGCACCAGACCGGCGAGGTGAAGAAAGAGACCGCGTCGGTGAAGACGACCGGGGGTGAGCCGGTCCGGCATGAGACAGGCACCCTCGACGTGCCAGAAATCCGGGCGGTTCCGGCCCTCCCCGCCAACCCGCTGCTGGAGCCCTGGGCGGGCCCTTATGGCGGAGTGCCGCCCTTCGACCGGGTGAAGGTCGAGCAGTTCGAGCCGGCGTTCGAGGTCGCGATGGAGGAGAACCGGCGCGAGATTGCCGCCATCGTCCGCACCAAGGAGGCCCCCACGTTCGAGAACACCATCGCCGCGATGGAGGACGCGGGCCGGACGTTCACCCGCGTCTACGAGGTCTACAGCGCTTGGTCCAAGGTGATGAACACGCCCGACTTCCAGCAGGTCGAGCGCGTCATGGAGCCCCGGCTGGCGGCTTTCTGGGACGAGCAGGCCCAGGACTTCGCCCTCCTCCATCGCGTCCAGGCCATCCACGACTCGCCCGAGATGGCGCGGCTGACGCCCGAGCAGCGGCGTCTCGTCCAGTATTACTACCAGGACTTCGCCCGCTCCGGCGCGAAGCTCGACGCTCCGGGCCGCAAGCGCATCGCCGAGCTCAACCAGCGACTCGCCACCCTCTACACGTCCTTCAGTCAGAACGTGCGCGCCGACGAGGCGGACGCGGTGGTCATCGACAACGAGGCGGACCTCGAGGGACTTCCGGAGGCCCTGCGCAAGGCAGGGGCAACCGAAGCCGAGACACGCGGCCTGAAGGGCCGGTGGGTGGTGTCCAATACCCGCTCGGCCGTGGCGGACTTCCTCACGTACCTGGACGACAGGGCGCTGCGGGAGAAAGTGTGGCGCAACTACGACAGCCGGGGCGACCACGGCGACGCGCACGACAACAACGCCATCGTCAGCGAGATCCACGCCCTGCGCGTCGAGCAGGCCCGGCTGCTGGGCTTCCCGACGTACGCGCACCGGCAGCTCGAGGCGACCATGGTGGCGACGCCCGAGCGCGCCCTGAAGATGCTGATGGACGCCTGGGCCCCTTCCGTCGCCCAGGTGCGCGCGGACGTCGCCGCGATGCGGACGCTGGCCCGGCGCTCCGGACTGACGGAGGACATCGCGCCGTGGGACTACCGCTACTTCGCGGAGAAGGTGCGCAAGGCGAAGTACGACTTCGACGACACCGAGGTGAAGCCCTACCTCCAGCTCGAGAAGCTGCGAGAGGGCATGTTCTGGGTGGCCGGCGAGCTGTTCGGCTTCACCTTCGCCTCCGCGGACGGCGTGCCCGTCTACCACCCCGACGTGCGCGTCTTCGAGGTGAAGGACCGCGCCAGCGGGCGTCACGTGGGGCTCCTGTACTTCGACCCCTATGCGCGCCAGGGCAAGTACAACGGCGGCCAGAGCGACCCGTTCCGCATCCAGGAGCGGTTCCGGGGAGAAGTCACCCCCATCGTGTCGACGAATATGCCCTTCGTGAAGCCAGGAGCCGGCGAGGTTGCCCTGGTCGGCTGGCGCGACGCGGAGACACTCTTCCATGAGTTCGGCCACGCCCTGCACTATCTGAGTTCCAACGTGTCCTATCCCTCCCTGAGCGGCGGCCGGGTGGTGAGCGACTACCAGGAGTTTCCGGGCGAGTTGCTGGAGCGCTGGGTGGCGACGCCCGAGGTGCTGGGGCGCTTCGCGCTGCACCACAAGACGGGCAAGCCGATGCCGCCGGCCCTGCTGGCGAAAATCCAGAAGGCCGAGACGTTCAACCAGGGCTTCTACATGGTGAGTTTCCTCGCCTCAGCGCTGGTGGAGATGAAGCTGCACCTGGCGAAGGAACAGCCCCTGGACCCGGACGTGTTCGAGCGCGACACGCTCCAGCAGCTCGGGGCCCCGGCGGAGGTCGGCATGGGCAACCGGATACCGCACTACGGCCATGTCTTCGCGAGCAACGCGTACGCCGCCGGCATCTACAGATATTTCTGGGCGGAAATGCTGGCCGCCGACGCGTTCGAGGCCTTCAGACAGGTCCGGCGGCTGCACGACCCCGAGCTGGCGGCGCGGCTGCGGCAGCACGTGTTCTCCGTGGGCAACACCGTGGACCCGTTCGAGGGCTACCGCGCGTTCCGCGGCCGGGACGCCACCAGCGAGGCCCTGATGCGCCAGCGCGGCCTCCGATAG
- a CDS encoding helix-turn-helix domain-containing protein: MKLVRGHGVVDDEVQVDGLRVIEVRHASALVLPTHAHSTAKLGVLLAGGGSERSGLDLESHTPLALFTRRPYRSHETQYHSQGARLLLVELDPGDRRARAAIDPPRLSLATASEFGRLLVRAFGEPRPCRGRLVRDAVNTILRTLDEMPRPRPPAWLDEARELLIANMARPPTLSELGRVVGAHPVHLAQSFRAHWGMTTRHYLRAHRVFHALELIDRGVVLAEAAAAVGFADQSHMTRAIRLERGAPPGALRRQSADVRRVRDVRGAAHDARRVPDARDEPRAGATAARREGRPP, from the coding sequence ATGAAGCTCGTTAGGGGTCACGGTGTCGTCGACGACGAGGTGCAAGTCGACGGGCTGCGTGTCATCGAGGTGCGTCACGCGTCAGCACTCGTCTTGCCCACGCACGCGCACAGCACGGCGAAGCTCGGCGTCTTGCTGGCAGGGGGAGGCAGTGAACGGTCCGGGCTCGACCTCGAGAGCCACACGCCGCTCGCCCTCTTTACGCGTCGACCCTACCGTTCGCACGAAACCCAATACCACTCGCAGGGAGCTCGCTTGCTGCTCGTCGAGTTGGACCCCGGCGACCGACGGGCGCGCGCCGCGATCGACCCGCCCCGCCTCAGCCTCGCCACCGCCTCCGAGTTCGGACGACTCCTGGTGCGGGCGTTCGGCGAGCCCCGCCCGTGCCGGGGCCGTCTCGTGCGCGATGCGGTCAATACGATCTTGCGCACGCTCGATGAAATGCCCCGACCGCGCCCGCCAGCCTGGCTCGACGAGGCCCGCGAGCTGCTCATCGCGAACATGGCCCGGCCGCCAACGCTGAGCGAGCTCGGGCGCGTCGTCGGCGCGCACCCCGTGCACCTCGCGCAATCGTTTCGCGCCCACTGGGGCATGACGACGCGGCACTACTTGCGAGCACATCGCGTGTTTCACGCGCTAGAACTCATCGACCGAGGGGTCGTGCTCGCCGAAGCGGCAGCGGCAGTCGGCTTCGCCGATCAGAGTCATATGACGCGGGCCATTCGCCTGGAGCGGGGCGCTCCGCCGGGGGCGCTGCGACGGCAGTCAGCCGACGTGAGACGCGTTCGCGACGTACGGGGCGCGGCCCACGATGCGCGCCGTGTCCCCGACGCCCGTGACGAGCCGAGGGCGGGCGCCACGGCCGCGCGCCGCGAGGGCAGGCCTCCCTAA
- a CDS encoding DNA methyltransferase, producing MSGQSLGGDVERRYHQTWMGMAQPIEGLVVSIPVLEDAQCMQRLPVSAQSRFVLLAGRDAPRVTDVPRFLREVLGYTEDDFTTRFPEDLQLDIAEGQQTLKPTRGLLRRGPPPAKPEGLPDDSTHISRAAEGFSLLTWELPVGLDLDKKEDTTGAWFYEPTAKFDRLLRAARVPIGLLFNGDSVRLVYAPHGETSGHITFRFKDLVTAGGRPLFDAMVMLLHARRFFGVLPEHQLPSLLEQSRRRQADVTDELADQVLEALGILLTGFETAAERDGSRALDDALSRGEAHVYGGLLSTLLRLVFILYAEDRGLLPVGQEPYRDDLSVKALHAQLVEDSSQYPDSMNRRFGAWPRLLALFRCIYLGASHDKLQMPARRGQLFDPDEFPFLGDASSVDAEMEARVPPIDDETVLQVLERLVFLKGQRLSFKSLDVEQIGSVYEGLMGFHVKRLTSAGVCLKPSKVWVCVDDVLAQPAKRRAAWLEEEAGLDAKAVKALSKALEQASTQQMVLTALEPYRVRGTETQRASQWVLQPGDERRRTSSHYTPRSLSAPIVRRALEPLLKTMGPQPSSERLLNLKICDPAMGSGAFLVESCRFLADQVVAAWTREGVLQRDKHEDEVMRARRLVAQRCLYGVDKNPWAVKLAKLSLWLVTLAKTEPFTFLDHALKCGDSLVGLDLEQLQAFHWAPASKKQSELPWAFISQALKSSLEKREEILQLALDLEGPARKPLQLDLEPGRMKEGLLRDADSALGDIKRIANACVGAFFAHGSDKAREKERVRRLDLIGTWLSKAKNGVLPPMPADIAAFSSPSSTFHWPLEFPEVFHGRRPDPLDNEQPNKAAWVDGFVGNPPFAGKNAIVETGGENYLPWLQAVHEGAHGNADLSAHFFRRAFHLLGEHGSFGFIATNTIAQGDTRATGLKHLVDHGGHLYDAVRSMKWPVDGANVSVSVVHLAKGHVSLNLEPRLEGLFVKHLNSRLRGKPERADPVALTANIGKSFQGSIVLGMGFVLSPEQRATLVSKSSKNAARIFRYVGGEELNSDPSPELERHVINFGQMELLEAERWPELIRIVRELVKPERDKVKDRGAKQCWWQFIRPRPELYQALRPLGRCLATSRHSKHLIFSWQPSSVVFSEAVIVVPVEQSHWLTALQSRVHEVWARLLSSSMRNDLRYAPSDCFETFPFPNSASTSALDAIGERLHFERSQYMQAQNIGLTTTYNRLKDKSVTDTSTQCLRDLHVAVDQAVLEAYGWTDIHVPPYCGATPKQLEAFEDEVLDRLFDLNAQRAHEEAHPAARRPSKSRAQTA from the coding sequence ATGAGCGGCCAGAGTCTTGGCGGGGACGTCGAGCGTCGCTATCACCAGACCTGGATGGGGATGGCGCAGCCCATCGAAGGACTGGTGGTCTCCATCCCGGTCCTCGAAGACGCGCAGTGCATGCAGCGCCTGCCGGTGTCCGCGCAATCGCGGTTCGTCCTGCTGGCGGGCAGGGATGCCCCTCGCGTGACGGATGTCCCGCGCTTCCTCCGGGAGGTGCTGGGCTATACCGAGGATGATTTCACCACGAGGTTTCCGGAAGACCTCCAGCTCGACATCGCGGAGGGGCAACAGACCCTCAAGCCCACACGGGGACTGTTGCGACGCGGGCCTCCTCCCGCGAAGCCCGAAGGGCTGCCGGATGACTCCACGCACATCAGCCGCGCCGCGGAAGGCTTCTCGCTCCTGACCTGGGAGCTGCCGGTCGGGTTGGACCTGGACAAGAAGGAAGACACCACGGGCGCATGGTTCTACGAGCCCACCGCCAAGTTCGACCGACTGCTGCGCGCGGCCCGTGTCCCCATCGGCCTGCTGTTCAACGGGGACTCCGTGCGCCTGGTCTATGCGCCCCACGGAGAGACGTCAGGGCACATCACCTTCCGGTTCAAGGACCTCGTCACCGCCGGCGGTCGTCCACTGTTCGACGCGATGGTCATGCTCCTGCACGCGCGCCGCTTCTTCGGTGTGCTGCCCGAGCATCAGCTTCCCTCGCTCCTGGAGCAGTCACGCCGCCGGCAGGCGGATGTCACCGACGAGCTGGCCGACCAGGTCCTGGAAGCGCTTGGCATCCTTCTCACGGGCTTCGAGACGGCCGCTGAACGGGATGGCTCCCGGGCCCTGGACGACGCGCTCTCACGAGGTGAGGCCCATGTCTACGGCGGGCTCCTCTCCACGCTTTTGCGGCTGGTCTTCATCCTCTATGCGGAGGACCGGGGTCTGCTTCCCGTGGGCCAGGAGCCCTACCGCGACGACCTGTCGGTGAAGGCACTTCACGCGCAACTCGTCGAGGACTCCAGCCAGTACCCCGACTCGATGAACCGACGGTTCGGTGCGTGGCCTCGGTTACTGGCGCTCTTCCGGTGCATCTACCTGGGGGCCTCGCACGACAAGCTGCAAATGCCGGCACGGCGTGGACAACTCTTCGACCCCGACGAGTTCCCCTTCCTGGGGGATGCGAGCTCCGTCGATGCGGAGATGGAAGCGCGGGTGCCTCCCATCGATGACGAGACGGTCCTCCAGGTACTGGAACGGCTCGTCTTCCTCAAGGGGCAGCGCCTGAGCTTCAAGTCGCTCGATGTGGAGCAGATCGGCTCCGTGTACGAGGGGCTGATGGGCTTCCACGTGAAGCGCCTGACCAGTGCTGGAGTCTGCCTCAAGCCCTCGAAGGTCTGGGTCTGCGTGGATGACGTCCTGGCCCAGCCCGCGAAGCGGCGTGCGGCATGGCTGGAAGAGGAGGCGGGCCTCGACGCGAAGGCGGTGAAAGCCCTGTCGAAGGCGCTGGAGCAGGCCTCCACGCAGCAGATGGTCCTGACCGCGCTGGAGCCGTACCGTGTGAGGGGGACCGAGACGCAGCGGGCATCCCAGTGGGTCCTCCAGCCTGGCGACGAGCGTCGACGGACCAGCAGCCATTACACGCCTCGAAGCCTGTCAGCGCCCATCGTCCGCCGGGCTCTAGAGCCTTTGCTCAAGACGATGGGGCCACAGCCGTCTTCAGAACGACTCCTCAACTTGAAGATCTGCGACCCGGCCATGGGGTCGGGGGCGTTCCTGGTGGAGTCCTGCCGCTTTCTCGCGGACCAGGTGGTCGCCGCTTGGACACGTGAGGGCGTGCTGCAGCGCGACAAGCACGAGGACGAGGTGATGCGGGCTCGCCGGCTGGTGGCCCAGCGATGCCTGTACGGTGTGGACAAGAATCCGTGGGCCGTGAAGCTCGCGAAGCTGTCGCTGTGGCTCGTGACCTTGGCGAAGACCGAGCCCTTCACTTTCCTGGACCATGCGCTCAAGTGTGGGGATTCACTGGTCGGGCTCGACCTGGAGCAGCTTCAAGCGTTCCACTGGGCTCCGGCGAGCAAGAAGCAGTCGGAGCTGCCCTGGGCGTTCATCTCGCAGGCGCTGAAGAGCTCACTGGAGAAGCGCGAGGAGATCCTCCAGCTCGCGCTCGACCTGGAAGGGCCTGCGCGCAAGCCGCTGCAGTTGGACCTGGAGCCCGGCCGGATGAAAGAGGGGCTTCTCCGAGACGCGGACTCGGCGCTGGGGGACATCAAGCGGATCGCCAATGCGTGCGTCGGGGCGTTCTTCGCCCATGGCTCGGACAAGGCTCGGGAGAAGGAGCGCGTCCGTCGGTTGGACTTGATCGGGACGTGGCTGTCCAAGGCAAAGAATGGGGTGCTGCCTCCCATGCCAGCGGACATCGCGGCGTTCTCCTCGCCGTCATCGACGTTCCACTGGCCGCTGGAGTTCCCGGAGGTTTTCCACGGGAGACGGCCGGATCCGCTCGACAACGAGCAGCCCAACAAGGCTGCTTGGGTCGATGGGTTCGTGGGGAACCCTCCGTTCGCTGGAAAGAACGCCATCGTCGAGACGGGCGGAGAGAACTACCTTCCTTGGCTCCAGGCTGTGCATGAGGGTGCGCACGGCAACGCGGATCTCTCCGCGCACTTCTTCCGCCGCGCGTTCCATCTGCTGGGGGAACACGGCAGTTTCGGATTCATCGCCACCAACACCATCGCGCAGGGGGACACGAGGGCCACGGGGCTGAAGCACCTGGTGGACCACGGCGGCCACCTCTACGACGCCGTGCGCTCCATGAAATGGCCGGTAGATGGCGCCAACGTCTCGGTGTCTGTGGTGCATCTGGCGAAGGGGCATGTCTCCCTGAATTTGGAGCCTCGCCTTGAGGGGCTGTTCGTGAAACACCTCAACTCTCGACTGAGAGGAAAACCCGAGCGAGCAGATCCCGTGGCACTCACCGCGAACATAGGGAAGAGCTTCCAGGGAAGCATCGTCCTTGGAATGGGGTTTGTATTGAGCCCCGAACAGCGCGCGACTCTTGTTTCGAAGTCATCAAAGAACGCGGCGCGCATCTTTCGCTACGTGGGGGGCGAGGAACTCAACTCCGACCCGAGTCCAGAACTCGAAAGGCACGTCATCAACTTCGGGCAGATGGAACTACTGGAGGCCGAGCGCTGGCCGGAACTCATTCGCATCGTTCGGGAGTTGGTGAAGCCTGAGCGAGACAAGGTCAAGGACAGAGGCGCGAAGCAGTGCTGGTGGCAATTCATCCGACCTCGCCCCGAACTCTATCAGGCGCTCCGCCCGCTAGGCCGTTGCCTCGCGACCTCCCGACACTCGAAGCACTTGATATTCTCGTGGCAACCGTCGTCTGTTGTATTCAGCGAAGCGGTCATTGTCGTTCCCGTCGAGCAATCCCACTGGCTGACGGCGTTGCAGTCACGGGTGCATGAGGTCTGGGCGCGTTTGCTGTCATCCTCCATGCGCAACGACCTTCGGTACGCACCGAGCGACTGCTTCGAAACCTTCCCTTTCCCAAACTCCGCAAGCACCTCAGCGCTCGACGCGATAGGTGAACGGCTCCATTTTGAGCGCAGCCAATACATGCAAGCCCAAAACATCGGCCTGACGACGACGTACAACCGGCTCAAGGACAAGTCGGTCACCGACACCTCGACGCAGTGCCTGCGGGACCTGCACGTGGCTGTGGACCAGGCTGTCCTGGAGGCCTACGGATGGACGGACATCCACGTCCCTCCGTACTGCGGCGCCACTCCCAAACAGCTCGAAGCCTTCGAGGACGAGGTTCTCGACCGCCTCTTCGACCTGAACGCGCAGCGTGCCCACGAGGAAGCCCACCCCGCCGCCCGCCGTCCCTCGAAGTCCCGCGCCCAGACCGCGTGA
- the drmD gene encoding DISARM system SNF2-like helicase DrmD → MPCAGDIAQVRHRHYLVNEVIAPSDVREQHTLVRLTCLDDDAQGRPLSVLWERELAARVIRPHQGGLGPPARFDEPRHFAAYLHALKWSSVTATDARLFQAPFRAGIHLMNHQLTPLKKALELPRVNLFIADDVGLGKTIEAGLVLQELILRQRVDRVLIVCPASVTLQWRDEMEKRFGLRFEIFNSEFVSRRRQERGFQVPVWATHSRFIVSYQTLRRSEYFEPLKTLLEEKGHHKSLLVLDEAHVVAPASASRYAIDTETTRSIRSLAERFEHRLFLSATPHNGHSNSFSALLEMLDPQRFTRGTRVRESQLAPVMVRRLKGDLRALGSSQRYPERHVVGVRLTHVSGRWHAEWLAPDGKTVEQRVELGEASAPELELSQKLARYTELMAPGTKQGRLVFINLQKRLLSSIEAFHRTLSVHAAAFGSGQLVPDGGTLTGDTAPESEEHGETDDALELSFAETIREHSQDLSASVQARKLLDEMLKLSARHRSARDAKLRALLHWIREHQCPLTRGAEWKPRRVILFTEYGDTLRYLKEQLTAAFEGTQRGDERILTLTGGIDDVKRAEVQAAFNGSMEEFPVRVLLATDAAREGINLQGHCADLFHIDVPWNPSRMEQRNGRIDRALQPASTVRCGYFVYGQRAEDAVLDTLARKVETITRELGSLGCVLMDQMHDALASGITKGTLERVSRAATSTRTEVTKRELEPQRTLQSLRKELDSIGELRERSGKVMDFNPALLRDALDVGFELAGAGRLEREAITEEGRTLEAWKVPALPASWSTTLDSIRPRRAHDEATWEWRKRPLSPVVLEAPPGVSSKLVHLHLSHPLVQRVLQRFLAQGFSANDLSRVTVVQTQRDAVARVIVFGRLSLFGEGAARLHDEVVSVSARWLDGGGRGHLKPFADEADRKVIDQLETTLAEAPALSAIPKAVQKRLLASAESDFSKLWPAIEEQASVREQGARKKLAARGASEAKALTQILLTQQEAIQEALSAQLELSLDAQAEKDQWRRDKVHLEQRLTALGRELVEQPEALKATYAVRVARLVPVGMVYLWPGAR, encoded by the coding sequence ATGCCGTGCGCGGGTGATATCGCGCAGGTCCGACACCGTCATTACTTGGTCAATGAGGTCATCGCTCCTTCGGATGTCCGGGAGCAACACACCCTCGTTCGACTCACATGTCTCGATGATGACGCACAGGGACGTCCACTGTCTGTCTTGTGGGAGCGAGAGCTCGCTGCTCGGGTCATCCGGCCTCACCAGGGTGGACTGGGACCTCCTGCGCGTTTCGATGAGCCGCGGCACTTCGCCGCGTATCTGCATGCACTCAAGTGGAGCTCCGTCACCGCCACCGACGCGCGGCTCTTCCAGGCGCCGTTCCGCGCGGGCATCCACTTGATGAATCACCAGCTCACGCCTCTCAAGAAGGCGCTCGAGCTGCCTCGGGTGAATCTCTTCATCGCCGATGACGTGGGCCTCGGAAAGACCATCGAGGCAGGGCTGGTGCTGCAAGAACTCATCCTCCGCCAGCGCGTGGACCGCGTCCTCATCGTCTGCCCGGCGTCGGTGACGCTCCAGTGGCGCGATGAGATGGAGAAGCGCTTCGGTCTGCGCTTCGAAATCTTCAACAGCGAGTTCGTCTCCCGCCGCCGTCAGGAGCGCGGCTTCCAGGTCCCCGTCTGGGCCACGCACTCCCGCTTCATCGTGTCGTACCAGACGCTGCGGCGCAGCGAGTACTTCGAGCCGCTGAAGACCCTCCTGGAGGAGAAGGGTCACCACAAGTCCTTGCTGGTGCTCGACGAGGCGCACGTCGTCGCGCCCGCGTCGGCCAGCCGGTACGCCATCGACACGGAGACCACTCGCAGCATCCGCTCCCTGGCGGAGCGCTTCGAGCACCGACTCTTCCTCTCCGCCACGCCTCACAACGGCCACTCCAACAGCTTCTCGGCGTTGCTGGAGATGTTGGACCCACAGCGCTTCACGCGGGGCACCCGCGTCCGCGAATCCCAGCTGGCCCCCGTCATGGTGCGCCGGCTCAAGGGCGACCTTCGCGCCCTGGGCAGCTCACAGCGCTACCCCGAGCGGCACGTGGTGGGCGTGCGCCTGACGCATGTCTCGGGACGCTGGCACGCCGAGTGGCTCGCACCGGACGGAAAGACCGTCGAGCAGCGTGTCGAACTGGGGGAAGCCTCCGCCCCGGAGCTGGAGCTGTCCCAGAAGCTCGCGCGCTACACGGAACTCATGGCGCCCGGCACGAAGCAGGGGCGCCTGGTCTTCATCAACCTCCAGAAGCGCCTCCTCTCCAGCATCGAGGCGTTCCACCGCACCCTCTCCGTCCACGCGGCGGCCTTTGGCTCGGGGCAGTTGGTTCCAGACGGCGGAACTCTTACCGGCGACACGGCTCCTGAGTCTGAGGAGCACGGCGAGACGGACGACGCCCTCGAGCTGTCGTTCGCGGAGACCATCCGCGAGCACAGTCAGGACCTGTCCGCCAGCGTCCAGGCGCGCAAGCTCCTGGATGAGATGCTCAAGCTGAGCGCCCGGCACCGCTCGGCCCGGGACGCGAAGCTGCGGGCCCTGCTCCACTGGATTCGCGAGCACCAATGCCCGCTCACCCGAGGCGCCGAGTGGAAGCCCCGCCGGGTCATCCTCTTCACCGAGTATGGCGACACACTCCGCTACCTCAAGGAACAGCTCACTGCCGCCTTCGAGGGGACCCAGCGGGGGGATGAGCGCATCCTCACGCTGACGGGCGGCATCGATGACGTGAAGCGCGCGGAGGTGCAGGCCGCCTTCAACGGCTCGATGGAGGAGTTCCCTGTGCGGGTCCTCCTCGCGACCGACGCCGCGCGCGAAGGCATCAACCTGCAAGGCCACTGTGCGGACCTCTTCCACATCGACGTCCCGTGGAATCCCTCACGCATGGAGCAGCGAAACGGTCGCATCGACCGTGCCCTGCAACCCGCGTCCACCGTGCGCTGTGGCTACTTCGTCTACGGCCAGCGCGCCGAGGATGCGGTGCTCGACACCCTCGCTCGCAAGGTGGAGACGATTACTCGTGAGCTGGGCAGCCTGGGCTGCGTGCTGATGGACCAGATGCACGACGCCCTCGCCTCGGGCATCACGAAGGGAACGCTGGAGCGCGTCTCCCGCGCCGCGACCTCGACTCGCACGGAGGTGACGAAGCGGGAGCTGGAGCCCCAGCGCACGCTCCAATCCCTGCGCAAGGAACTGGATTCGATTGGAGAACTCCGCGAGCGCAGCGGCAAGGTGATGGACTTCAATCCCGCCCTGCTGCGCGACGCACTGGACGTGGGGTTCGAGCTCGCCGGCGCGGGCCGCTTGGAGCGGGAGGCCATCACGGAAGAGGGCCGGACGCTGGAGGCCTGGAAGGTCCCCGCGCTTCCTGCCTCGTGGAGCACGACCCTGGATTCCATTCGTCCGCGCCGGGCGCACGACGAGGCCACGTGGGAGTGGCGCAAGCGTCCCCTATCTCCCGTCGTCTTGGAGGCACCTCCAGGCGTCTCCAGCAAGCTCGTCCACCTGCACCTGTCCCATCCGCTCGTCCAACGGGTGCTCCAGCGGTTCCTGGCCCAGGGGTTCTCCGCGAACGACCTGAGCCGTGTCACGGTGGTCCAGACCCAACGCGACGCCGTGGCTCGCGTCATCGTCTTTGGTCGGTTGTCGCTCTTCGGCGAGGGCGCCGCGCGGCTCCATGACGAGGTGGTCTCTGTTTCCGCAAGGTGGCTGGACGGCGGCGGCCGCGGGCACCTGAAGCCCTTCGCGGACGAGGCGGACCGCAAGGTCATCGACCAACTGGAGACCACGCTGGCGGAAGCGCCCGCGCTCTCCGCGATACCGAAGGCCGTCCAGAAACGGCTGCTTGCCAGTGCCGAGTCCGACTTCTCGAAGCTCTGGCCCGCCATCGAGGAACAGGCCTCGGTGAGAGAGCAGGGGGCTCGCAAGAAGCTGGCGGCTCGCGGCGCGTCCGAAGCCAAGGCGCTGACACAGATTCTCCTGACGCAGCAGGAGGCCATCCAGGAGGCCTTGAGCGCGCAGCTCGAACTCTCGCTCGATGCCCAGGCCGAGAAGGACCAATGGAGGAGGGACAAGGTGCACCTCGAACAGCGATTGACGGCGCTCGGAAGGGAGTTGGTCGAACAACCTGAAGCCTTGAAGGCCACCTATGCCGTGCGGGTTGCCCGTCTGGTGCCCGTGGGCATGGTCTACCTGTGGCCGGGGGCGCGCTGA